From Terriglobales bacterium, a single genomic window includes:
- a CDS encoding N,N-dimethylformamidase beta subunit family domain-containing protein, translating into MLKKLLLIISFIAFLAGQAFSSCTAPQNAIEAENCNPGSNNWIVNSIDSTIQGFATDISYNVGQSVNFKINTSASNYQITIFRMGYYQGSGARQIATVTPSAKLPQSQPACLTDSATGLVDCGNWAVSASWTIPSNAVSGIYFADIVRGDTGGANQIFFIVRDDSSHSDVLFQTSDESWEAYNGYGGHSFYGPTTGFDLTNRGYKVSYNRPFAWIENQTQPFYAEYPMVRWLEENGYNVSYFSSVDAARSGALIQNHKLYLSVGHDEYVSGPKRTSVEAARDAGVNLAFFSGNEFFWKTRWENSIDGTGTPYRTLVCYKETLGATSNPPATTAVDPQDPPTWTGTWRDPVKSPPADGGRPENALTGQLFRVNGPGNDNTNLSIKVPSAMGKFRFWRNTPNVATQAAGATWTLPGGTLGYEWDAEEDNGARPAGLFDLSSATYNLTTDYLQDAGGLYGTGTATHKLSLYRAPSGALVFGAGTVQWSFGLDSSSGGTADVNMQQATVNLFADMGVQPATLQAGLHPATQSTDTTPPVSTITAPANGTSVQAGTTIAVTGTASDVGGLVAGVEISVDNGATWHPVTGTTSWSYTWVANTGGTFTLLSRAVDDSANLETPSGGPSVNIVGVASVTASPSTLSGGASSQGTVTLSAPAGTGGTSVTLTSSVPSVAAIPGSVVVPAGSTTATFPITTVPVGVSTSVVISAKFASTATTTLTVNAVFPPAPGVVDIDAVVSAHQGTSSSTITSGAFSTAAPNELVLALISSDALQQNITVSGITGGGLSWTMVQRANGQNGTAEVWRALAPSVLTKVTATATFSQSSPSADITIMTFAGVDTSGTNGSGAIGNSASASAASGAPTASLTTTRNNSWVIGVGADNANAIARTVGPNQVLIDSYLSPLGDTFWSQRQSALVSSSGSTVTINDTAPTGDSYNLAIVEVRPPLVGQFSISGNLSANGAGATVTLSGAMSQTTTADAAGNYSFVSLVSGSYTVTPSKAGFAFSPASQSATITSSNISNLNFTASQAVSISGTISPASAGSGATITLSGAASGTVTADASGNYSFNTTGNGTYTITPSKNGFDFTPSSRTVTVAGANISGVNFTAQAVITTSLAIDVKTSKDGTTASSSISSSAFSTSSPNELLLAFISTDYLGGANTTVSDVAGGGLTWSLVARANTESGDAEVWRAFTPAPLTNTTVTATLSRSVVSSITIITFTGVDLTGTNGSGAIGATASKGATNGAPSLSVVTTRNNSWVFGVGNDFDNAIARTPSSGQTVVHQDLTSAGDTYWVQMQNATTPLSGTTVAISDSAPTSDRWNLAVVEVLPSLGPYSISGTLTPALSGVTIALSGSVNATAIPDGSGNYTFSGLPNGSYTVTPSKAGFNFSPASQNVIVNGASVTAINFTATAQTFSISGTVSAIGANATVALGGSGTASTTADASGNYSFTGLSNGTYTVTPSKSGVVFNPTSQNATVNGSNVSGLNFTAAQTFSISGNLSTTGANASVALSGSGTASTTADASGNYSFTGLLNGTYTVTPSKSGVTFNPTSQNATVNGSNVSGLNFTAAQTFGISGNLSATGANATVALSGSATGSTTADASGNYTFTGLLNGTYTVTPSKSGVIFNPTSQNATVNGSNVSGVNFTATGQTFSISGNLSATGANATVALSGSATSSTTADASGNYTFTGLTNGTYTITPSKSGVIFNPTSQNATVNGSNVSGVNFTATAQTFSISGNLSTTGANASVALTGSATASTTADASGNYTFTGLSNGTYTLTPSKSGATFSPTSQNATVNGSNVSGVNFTAVSSIAGLAIDANSSKDGTTASTTIATPAFSTVSGNELLLAFIATDYLSGANTTVSSISGGGLTWNLVKRTNVQSGDAEIWAAFAPSALTNVTVTATVSQKVVCSITVTSFTGVDTTIGTTLPNAVGATGTANARTGAPSAALVTTRNNSWVFGVGNDYDNAVARSAGTGQTVVHQFLTPTGDTYWVQMQNATTPLSGTSVSINDVAPTGDRYNLTTVEIRTP; encoded by the coding sequence ATGCTCAAAAAGCTGTTGCTGATAATTTCGTTCATCGCTTTCTTAGCCGGTCAGGCGTTTAGTTCATGTACGGCACCGCAGAATGCGATTGAAGCTGAAAATTGCAATCCCGGCTCAAACAACTGGATTGTGAACAGCATCGATTCAACGATTCAGGGTTTTGCGACTGATATCAGCTACAACGTTGGGCAGTCGGTAAATTTCAAGATCAACACGAGCGCGAGCAACTATCAGATAACTATTTTCCGCATGGGGTACTACCAGGGAAGTGGTGCCCGGCAGATCGCGACCGTTACGCCTTCTGCGAAGCTGCCACAAAGCCAGCCGGCTTGCCTTACCGATTCGGCCACGGGCCTCGTGGATTGCGGAAACTGGGCAGTATCAGCCTCGTGGACGATTCCAAGCAATGCAGTATCTGGCATTTATTTCGCCGATATCGTTCGCGGTGATACCGGCGGAGCCAATCAAATTTTCTTCATTGTCCGCGACGATAGCAGTCACTCGGACGTTTTGTTCCAAACATCGGACGAGAGCTGGGAGGCCTACAACGGCTACGGTGGGCACAGCTTTTATGGACCGACAACAGGTTTTGATCTGACTAACCGCGGTTATAAAGTCAGCTACAACCGGCCATTTGCATGGATAGAGAATCAAACGCAGCCGTTCTATGCGGAATACCCGATGGTGCGCTGGCTTGAGGAAAATGGTTACAACGTTAGTTATTTCAGTAGTGTGGATGCTGCACGGAGCGGCGCGCTCATACAGAACCACAAGCTATATCTCTCCGTCGGACACGACGAATACGTTTCGGGTCCGAAAAGGACAAGTGTAGAGGCTGCTCGCGATGCCGGCGTTAATCTTGCGTTCTTCAGCGGGAATGAGTTCTTTTGGAAGACGCGTTGGGAAAACAGTATCGATGGCACCGGCACTCCGTATCGGACCCTGGTCTGCTACAAGGAAACTCTTGGAGCAACTTCTAACCCTCCGGCCACTACTGCTGTTGACCCGCAAGACCCGCCAACTTGGACAGGCACCTGGCGGGATCCCGTCAAGAGCCCGCCAGCCGATGGCGGCCGACCGGAAAACGCCTTGACGGGTCAACTATTCCGAGTCAATGGCCCGGGCAATGACAACACTAATCTGTCGATAAAAGTTCCCTCCGCAATGGGAAAGTTTCGCTTTTGGCGTAATACTCCCAATGTTGCGACGCAAGCTGCCGGAGCGACTTGGACTCTGCCCGGTGGCACTCTCGGTTATGAATGGGATGCTGAGGAGGATAACGGCGCGCGCCCGGCTGGCCTCTTCGACCTCTCAAGCGCAACCTACAACCTCACAACTGATTATCTGCAGGACGCCGGTGGACTCTACGGAACGGGAACGGCGACGCACAAGCTCTCACTTTATCGAGCTCCGAGCGGTGCACTGGTGTTTGGCGCCGGCACAGTGCAATGGTCTTTTGGCCTGGATTCTTCCAGCGGCGGGACCGCGGACGTAAACATGCAGCAGGCAACAGTCAATCTGTTTGCTGACATGGGCGTCCAGCCGGCGACCCTGCAGGCCGGATTACATCCTGCAACCCAATCGACTGACACTACGCCGCCTGTATCTACGATTACCGCTCCAGCGAACGGCACATCTGTTCAAGCTGGAACGACGATCGCCGTTACCGGAACCGCCAGCGACGTTGGAGGCTTGGTTGCCGGGGTCGAAATCTCGGTCGACAATGGAGCAACTTGGCATCCGGTGACCGGAACCACAAGTTGGTCTTATACGTGGGTTGCAAATACGGGAGGGACGTTCACTCTTTTAAGCCGTGCGGTGGATGACAGCGCCAATTTGGAAACGCCGTCCGGCGGACCATCGGTAAATATCGTAGGTGTTGCTTCCGTAACTGCAAGTCCGAGCACTTTATCTGGAGGAGCTTCGTCGCAAGGAACCGTCACTCTAAGCGCCCCAGCCGGAACTGGTGGTACCAGCGTGACGCTAACATCGAGCGTACCATCAGTTGCTGCAATACCTGGTTCAGTTGTAGTTCCAGCAGGAAGCACGACCGCGACTTTTCCCATCACAACAGTTCCTGTCGGTGTCTCCACAAGCGTTGTCATTTCTGCGAAATTCGCAAGCACTGCCACAACGACACTTACAGTTAACGCGGTCTTTCCACCTGCGCCGGGAGTTGTCGATATCGATGCGGTAGTCTCGGCGCATCAAGGGACCTCCTCTTCGACAATCACGAGCGGGGCGTTTTCTACCGCTGCGCCAAATGAGCTGGTGTTGGCGCTCATATCCAGCGATGCGCTTCAGCAAAACATCACGGTCTCGGGAATTACGGGAGGTGGTCTCAGTTGGACGATGGTCCAGCGCGCGAACGGCCAGAATGGCACAGCCGAAGTCTGGCGAGCGTTGGCGCCGAGCGTGTTGACGAAGGTTACTGCAACCGCGACCTTCTCGCAGTCGTCTCCCAGTGCTGATATCACAATCATGACGTTTGCTGGGGTAGATACGAGCGGCACGAATGGCTCAGGCGCGATTGGTAATTCCGCCTCCGCGAGCGCTGCGAGCGGGGCGCCAACGGCTTCACTCACCACGACTCGAAACAATTCCTGGGTAATTGGGGTAGGCGCGGATAATGCGAACGCGATTGCGAGGACTGTCGGTCCCAACCAAGTGTTGATCGATTCCTATCTCAGTCCCTTGGGAGATACATTCTGGTCCCAGAGGCAGTCGGCCCTCGTGTCGAGTTCGGGCTCGACGGTCACGATCAATGACACAGCTCCGACTGGTGACAGTTATAACCTGGCCATCGTTGAAGTCAGGCCGCCGTTGGTCGGACAGTTCAGCATTTCAGGAAATCTATCCGCCAACGGTGCCGGCGCAACCGTCACGCTCAGCGGAGCAATGTCGCAGACAACCACCGCGGATGCTGCAGGGAACTATTCTTTTGTATCCCTTGTAAGTGGATCGTACACGGTCACGCCAAGCAAGGCTGGATTCGCCTTTAGCCCTGCCAGTCAATCAGCCACCATCACAAGTTCAAATATCTCGAACCTCAACTTCACGGCATCGCAAGCGGTCTCAATTTCTGGAACTATTAGTCCCGCAAGTGCTGGCAGCGGCGCTACCATAACACTTAGTGGGGCTGCCTCTGGCACTGTAACGGCCGACGCGTCGGGTAACTATTCGTTCAACACGACCGGAAACGGAACCTATACCATCACACCCAGCAAGAATGGCTTTGACTTTACCCCGTCATCGCGGACCGTCACCGTGGCCGGCGCAAACATTAGCGGAGTGAACTTCACGGCACAGGCAGTTATTACTACAAGCTTGGCAATTGATGTGAAGACCTCTAAGGACGGAACCACCGCAAGCTCCTCAATCAGCTCATCTGCGTTCTCTACCAGTTCGCCAAATGAGCTGTTGCTGGCGTTCATTTCAACCGATTACCTCGGTGGCGCAAATACAACCGTCAGCGATGTGGCTGGGGGCGGACTAACCTGGAGTTTGGTCGCGAGGGCGAATACTGAGAGTGGGGACGCCGAAGTTTGGCGTGCTTTTACTCCTGCGCCGCTGACCAATACTACTGTTACAGCAACTTTGTCTCGAAGCGTTGTCAGCTCCATCACCATCATCACCTTCACGGGTGTTGATCTGACGGGTACGAATGGTTCCGGAGCTATTGGCGCAACTGCGAGTAAGGGTGCCACGAATGGTGCTCCGAGCCTCTCGGTGGTTACTACTCGCAACAATTCGTGGGTGTTCGGTGTAGGTAACGATTTCGACAACGCAATAGCGAGAACGCCGTCTTCAGGACAGACCGTTGTCCACCAGGATCTCACCTCGGCAGGTGATACCTATTGGGTGCAGATGCAGAACGCCACCACTCCTTTGAGTGGCACTACAGTAGCAATTAGCGACAGTGCCCCAACGTCTGATCGGTGGAACTTAGCCGTTGTAGAGGTTCTCCCCTCACTTGGTCCGTACAGCATTTCCGGTACTTTAACTCCTGCGCTCAGTGGAGTTACCATCGCGCTTAGCGGATCTGTAAATGCGACCGCAATACCAGATGGATCCGGAAATTATACTTTTTCGGGACTTCCTAACGGGTCATACACAGTGACTCCTTCGAAAGCAGGATTTAACTTTAGCCCTGCCTCCCAGAACGTGATCGTTAATGGCGCAAGTGTAACCGCGATCAACTTCACGGCAACGGCACAGACCTTCAGCATTTCCGGCACTGTGTCTGCGATTGGCGCAAATGCAACCGTGGCTCTCGGTGGTTCGGGCACCGCATCAACCACCGCAGACGCTTCCGGCAATTACTCCTTTACAGGGCTGTCAAACGGAACGTACACGGTTACTCCGTCGAAATCCGGAGTTGTATTCAATCCGACTAGCCAGAATGCGACAGTAAACGGTAGCAATGTTTCCGGACTGAACTTCACGGCGGCACAAACGTTCAGCATTTCCGGCAATCTGTCCACGACCGGCGCGAATGCCTCGGTGGCTCTCAGTGGTTCGGGCACGGCCTCTACGACAGCGGACGCTTCCGGCAACTACTCATTTACAGGATTGTTAAACGGAACGTACACGGTTACACCATCCAAGTCTGGAGTGACATTCAATCCGACAAGTCAGAATGCGACGGTCAATGGCAGCAATGTTTCTGGGCTGAACTTCACAGCGGCACAAACCTTCGGTATCTCCGGCAATCTGTCGGCGACTGGCGCGAATGCAACAGTCGCTCTCAGCGGTTCGGCAACTGGGTCTACGACGGCGGATGCCTCCGGGAACTACACATTTACAGGATTGTTAAACGGAACATACACAGTTACTCCGTCGAAGTCCGGGGTGATATTTAATCCGACAAGCCAGAATGCGACGGTGAATGGCAGCAATGTTTCGGGAGTGAACTTCACCGCAACCGGACAAACATTCAGCATTTCCGGCAATCTGTCTGCAACCGGTGCGAACGCTACGGTGGCTCTCAGCGGTTCGGCAACCAGCTCTACCACCGCGGATGCCTCCGGAAACTACACGTTTACCGGACTGACAAATGGAACGTACACAATTACACCGTCGAAGTCTGGAGTGATATTCAATCCAACAAGTCAGAATGCGACGGTGAATGGTAGCAATGTTTCGGGAGTAAACTTTACCGCCACGGCGCAGACGTTCAGCATTTCCGGTAATCTGTCCACGACCGGCGCGAATGCCTCGGTGGCTCTCACTGGTTCGGCCACCGCCTCTACGACAGCGGATGCGTCCGGGAACTACACGTTTACGGGACTCTCAAACGGAACATACACGCTGACTCCGTCGAAGTCTGGAGCGACATTTAGTCCAACGAGCCAGAATGCGACGGTGAACGGTAGCAATGTTTCTGGAGTGAACTTCACGGCGGTATCGTCGATCGCGGGCTTGGCGATCGACGCCAACAGCTCCAAAGACGGAACCACGGCCAGCACCACAATCGCAACGCCAGCTTTTTCCACTGTTTCTGGCAATGAGCTCCTGCTGGCTTTCATTGCCACCGATTACCTGAGCGGCGCCAACACAACTGTTTCCAGCATTTCGGGCGGGGGACTTACATGGAATCTGGTGAAGCGCACGAATGTACAGAGCGGTGACGCGGAGATCTGGGCGGCGTTTGCTCCTTCAGCGCTGACAAATGTTACCGTAACTGCCACTGTGTCGCAGAAGGTGGTCTGTTCCATTACTGTCACGAGCTTTACCGGTGTGGACACCACCATCGGCACAACTCTTCCCAATGCCGTTGGAGCTACCGGAACTGCAAATGCCAGAACAGGAGCTCCTTCTGCTGCTCTGGTGACTACACGTAACAACTCTTGGGTGTTTGGCGTGGGTAATGATTACGACAATGCCGTCGCACGCAGCGCCGGCACAGGCCAGACGGTCGTGCATCAATTCCTGACTCCAACCGGTGACACATACTGGGTTCAGATGCAGAACGCGACTACGCCTCTGAGTGGCACTTCTGTAAGCATCAATGACGTCGCACCGACGGGTGATCGCTACAACCTCACTACAGTCGAGATACGTACTCCGTAG
- a CDS encoding DUF1579 family protein, whose translation MTKLIAVILLIACAAVTQQTHNQYEPPNTPGAGQKLLAQFAGEWDVVKTFFPANGKPIITKGTCKQYMIQQGKFLQSDFTFFNADGTKSTGTGISGFDSKTNRFTTVWYDSRQTTMSIRQSDGTFDGKNIVLWATALDPDDPGRKTVARAHLEEDGRLLLHRHFLIDDKGNERMMIELRMTRK comes from the coding sequence ATGACCAAGCTAATTGCAGTGATTCTTCTGATTGCCTGTGCGGCGGTCACACAGCAAACTCATAATCAATACGAGCCGCCGAACACGCCGGGCGCCGGGCAGAAGCTGCTCGCGCAATTCGCGGGCGAGTGGGATGTCGTCAAAACCTTCTTCCCAGCTAATGGAAAGCCGATCATTACGAAGGGAACATGCAAACAGTACATGATTCAGCAAGGCAAGTTTCTGCAGTCCGATTTCACGTTTTTCAACGCTGACGGAACGAAGAGCACAGGAACCGGAATCTCCGGCTTCGATTCAAAAACAAATCGGTTCACCACAGTCTGGTACGACTCGCGACAAACGACCATGTCTATTCGTCAGAGTGACGGCACGTTCGATGGTAAGAACATCGTGTTGTGGGCTACAGCGCTCGATCCAGATGATCCGGGGCGCAAGACGGTCGCGCGTGCGCACCTTGAGGAAGATGGTCGTCTTCTTCTGCATCGTCATTTCCTCATCGACGACAAAGGAAACGAGCGAATGATGATAGAGCTTCGCATGACGCGGAAGTAA